A stretch of Desulfobacterales bacterium DNA encodes these proteins:
- the rpsE gene encoding 30S ribosomal protein S5, translated as MFKYDTDESQLIDKVVHINRVAKVVKGGRRFSFSAIVVVGDGNGAIGCGLGKAGEVPEAIRKGVEKAKKNMVNIALNSGTIPYQVLGKYGAGKVLLKPASEGTGLIAGGAVRAVLEAAGVQNILTKCMGSHNPHNVVKATISGLQQLQSREAVALRRGKRPEDL; from the coding sequence TTGTTCAAGTATGATACAGACGAAAGTCAATTAATTGACAAAGTCGTGCACATTAACCGTGTCGCCAAAGTGGTCAAAGGGGGTCGACGATTCAGCTTTAGTGCAATTGTTGTTGTCGGAGACGGAAACGGTGCAATTGGATGTGGATTGGGAAAAGCAGGTGAAGTACCTGAAGCCATCCGTAAAGGGGTGGAAAAAGCCAAAAAAAATATGGTAAATATTGCTTTAAATTCAGGAACTATCCCCTACCAGGTCCTCGGAAAGTATGGAGCTGGAAAAGTACTGCTTAAACCGGCATCCGAGGGAACCGGACTCATAGCCGGTGGTGCTGTCCGCGCGGTGCTTGAGGCAGCGGGGGTTCAGAATATTTTAACCAAATGCATGGGATCACATAATCCGCACAATGTGGTTAAGGCAACAATATCGGGATTGCAACAACTTCAGAGCCGTGAAGCGGTTGCGTTACGTCGTGGGAAAAGACCTGAAGACCTTTAA
- the rplR gene encoding 50S ribosomal protein L18, with translation MASTNPKAQARLKRKIRIRKRLLGTQQRPRLSVFRSSKHIYAQIIDDVKGNTLVAASTTEPEIKGQLTQSGKIVDAVAIGKLVAQRAVEKGITKVVFDRNGFLYHGRVKALSDGAREGGLLF, from the coding sequence ATGGCATCGACAAATCCAAAAGCGCAAGCGCGTTTAAAACGGAAAATACGAATTCGAAAAAGACTTCTTGGAACACAGCAACGCCCTCGTTTATCTGTATTTAGAAGCTCAAAGCATATCTATGCCCAGATAATAGACGATGTAAAGGGCAATACACTGGTTGCTGCATCGACGACCGAGCCGGAAATTAAAGGCCAGCTTACGCAAAGCGGGAAAATAGTCGATGCTGTTGCAATCGGTAAACTTGTTGCCCAGCGAGCTGTTGAAAAGGGTATCACCAAAGTAGTTTTTGACCGTAATGGTTTTTTATATCACGGACGTGTTAAAGCACTTTCAGATGGTGCACGTGAAGGCGGTTTGTTATTTTGA
- the rplF gene encoding 50S ribosomal protein L6: protein MSRIGKKPISIPDNVKISYKDRFLTVQGEKGKMSRTIHPFIDLNINQDVLLVVMEKKDRINNAMQGLTRSLVFNMINGVSKGFERILQINGIGYRAEISGNSIVFNIGYSNPVTFSIPEGITATIDRNTIIKLAGIDKELLGQTAASIRRLRPPEPYKGKGIKFAEEFIQRKAGKTGTK, encoded by the coding sequence ATGTCTCGGATAGGCAAAAAACCGATATCTATTCCAGATAATGTAAAAATATCCTACAAGGACAGGTTTTTGACTGTTCAGGGGGAAAAGGGAAAAATGTCCCGAACAATACATCCGTTTATAGATTTAAATATTAATCAAGATGTATTGTTGGTCGTTATGGAGAAAAAGGATCGAATCAATAATGCGATGCAGGGATTGACGCGATCTTTGGTATTTAACATGATTAACGGTGTCAGTAAGGGGTTTGAGCGTATACTCCAGATTAATGGAATTGGATATCGTGCTGAAATCAGTGGCAATTCCATTGTATTTAATATAGGGTATTCAAATCCGGTGACCTTTTCAATTCCTGAAGGGATTACGGCAACAATTGATAGAAATACGATTATCAAATTGGCAGGTATTGATAAAGAGTTGCTCGGTCAGACCGCTGCATCAATTCGTCGGCTGAGACCCCCGGAACCCTACAAGGGAAAAGGGATAAAGTTCGCTGAAGAATTTATACAGCGAAAAGCAGGAAAAACTGGTACAAAATAG
- the rpsH gene encoding 30S ribosomal protein S8: MAMSDPIADLLTRIRNAAKAKHASVDIPGSNLKVNLAKVLKNEGYIKNFKFVKDDKQGILRVYLKYDKNNNSAFIGMKRMSKPSRRQYFKSKKIKSVLNGMGIAILSTSAGIITDTEARKTNIGGEILCNVW, from the coding sequence ATGGCTATGAGTGATCCAATTGCGGACTTGTTGACTCGTATAAGAAATGCAGCTAAGGCAAAACATGCCAGTGTCGATATTCCGGGATCAAATCTTAAGGTTAATCTGGCCAAAGTTTTAAAAAACGAGGGCTACATAAAAAACTTTAAGTTTGTGAAAGATGATAAACAGGGAATATTACGGGTCTATTTAAAATACGATAAGAACAACAACAGCGCATTTATTGGAATGAAACGAATGAGCAAGCCCAGCCGAAGGCAATATTTTAAAAGTAAAAAAATAAAATCCGTTTTAAACGGGATGGGCATTGCAATTTTATCTACTTCAGCAGGTATTATAACCGATACAGAAGCCAGGAAAACTAATATCGGTGGTGAGATTCTGTGTAATGTATGGTAG
- a CDS encoding type Z 30S ribosomal protein S14 has translation MAKTALRMKANSTPKFKVRAYNRCPMCGRPRAFIRKFGICRICFRTLASEGKLPGVIKSSW, from the coding sequence TTGGCAAAGACAGCGCTTCGAATGAAGGCCAACAGTACGCCAAAGTTTAAAGTCAGAGCATATAATCGATGTCCCATGTGCGGAAGGCCCAGAGCATTTATAAGAAAATTTGGGATTTGTCGAATTTGTTTTCGAACACTTGCGTCAGAAGGTAAGCTTCCCGGTGTAATAAAATCAAGCTGGTAA
- the rplE gene encoding 50S ribosomal protein L5, which translates to MSQYKAIYESEIIPKLIERFHYKNLHQVPKLEKIVLNMGLGEAIHNIKLLDSASEELKMISGQKPVITRAKKSIAAFKLREGMPIGCCVTLRRNRMYDFYNKLVNIALPRVRDFKGVSGKAFDGHGNYSLGIKEEIIFPEIDYDQLDKIKGLNITIVTTARTDEEGKELLKLLGMPYRN; encoded by the coding sequence ATGTCTCAATATAAAGCCATTTACGAGAGCGAAATTATTCCTAAGCTTATCGAAAGGTTTCATTATAAAAACCTACATCAGGTCCCTAAGCTTGAGAAAATCGTGTTGAATATGGGCTTGGGTGAAGCAATTCACAATATCAAATTGCTTGATTCGGCTTCTGAAGAGCTCAAAATGATTTCAGGTCAGAAACCTGTCATCACGCGGGCAAAAAAATCGATTGCCGCATTCAAGCTCAGGGAAGGTATGCCTATCGGCTGTTGTGTAACCCTCAGACGTAACCGGATGTATGATTTTTATAATAAACTGGTTAATATTGCTCTTCCGCGAGTTAGAGATTTTAAGGGCGTTTCTGGAAAAGCATTTGATGGGCACGGGAACTATTCTCTGGGAATTAAAGAAGAAATTATATTCCCTGAAATAGATTATGATCAGCTCGATAAAATTAAAGGGTTAAATATTACCATTGTAACCACTGCCAGAACAGATGAAGAAGGCAAAGAGCTCCTGAAATTGTTGGGGATGCCCTATAGAAATTAA
- the rplX gene encoding 50S ribosomal protein L24, whose protein sequence is MAREKCLIKKEDKVKVITGKDSGKIGKILKIDNKTKRIVVEKINLVKKHMKPNAQNRQGGIIEKEAPIHRSNIMLMCNKCMTPVRIKMQILDDGKKIRMCSKCNEPIDA, encoded by the coding sequence ATGGCTAGAGAAAAGTGTTTGATAAAAAAAGAAGATAAAGTTAAAGTAATTACCGGTAAAGACAGCGGAAAAATCGGTAAAATATTAAAAATTGATAATAAAACCAAACGTATCGTCGTTGAAAAAATAAATTTGGTTAAAAAGCACATGAAACCTAATGCGCAAAATAGGCAGGGTGGAATTATCGAAAAAGAGGCTCCTATTCATAGATCAAATATCATGTTGATGTGTAATAAATGCATGACCCCTGTTCGCATCAAAATGCAGATCCTGGATGACGGAAAAAAAATTCGTATGTGCAGTAAGTGCAACGAACCAATAGATGCGTAG
- the rplN gene encoding 50S ribosomal protein L14 — translation MIQAETRMTVADNSGAKVLYCIKVLGGSRRRYASVGDIVVVTVKEVIPNAKVKKGDVLKAVVVRTKKELRRPDGSYIRFDDNSAVLINAQKEPIGTRIFGPVARELRAKRFMKIVSLAPEVL, via the coding sequence ATGATTCAGGCAGAAACAAGAATGACTGTGGCAGACAATTCAGGAGCTAAAGTGCTTTATTGTATTAAAGTTCTTGGCGGCTCCAGAAGACGGTATGCTAGCGTCGGCGATATAGTTGTCGTTACCGTTAAAGAAGTAATACCGAATGCCAAGGTTAAAAAAGGTGATGTCTTAAAGGCCGTAGTAGTTCGAACCAAGAAAGAACTCAGAAGGCCTGATGGATCATATATCCGGTTTGATGATAATTCAGCGGTATTAATTAATGCGCAGAAAGAACCTATTGGTACCCGTATATTTGGACCTGTAGCCAGGGAGCTTAGAGCAAAACGATTCATGAAAATCGTATCTTTGGCTCCTGAAGTATTATAA
- the rpsQ gene encoding 30S ribosomal protein S17, with product MKRQLLGIVVSNKMDKSVTVLVERIVKHPLYQKYVRRRSKFAAHDTINECQIGDKVIISESRPISKTKNWRVSKIVEKAV from the coding sequence ATGAAACGACAGCTGCTCGGAATAGTAGTCAGTAATAAAATGGATAAATCAGTAACTGTCCTCGTAGAGAGGATAGTTAAACATCCGCTTTATCAAAAGTACGTCCGGCGACGTTCAAAATTTGCGGCTCATGATACCATCAATGAATGCCAAATTGGGGATAAGGTTATCATTTCTGAATCCCGGCCTATCAGTAAAACGAAAAATTGGCGAGTCAGTAAAATAGTTGAAAAAGCGGTGTAA
- the rpmC gene encoding 50S ribosomal protein L29, with protein sequence MKASEFRQLSVDELNLKHKEMKEELFNLRFQHEVGQLENSSRLMHTKRDIARIQTVINEKNIELRQL encoded by the coding sequence ATGAAAGCAAGCGAATTCAGACAGCTGAGTGTCGATGAATTGAATTTGAAACATAAAGAGATGAAAGAGGAATTGTTTAATCTCCGCTTTCAGCATGAAGTTGGTCAGCTTGAAAACAGCAGCAGACTGATGCATACAAAACGGGATATAGCACGTATTCAAACTGTTATTAATGAAAAAAATATAGAATTGAGACAGTTATGA
- the rplP gene encoding 50S ribosomal protein L16 — MLSPKKVKYRKQQKGRMKGASKRGTALNFGEYGLQAVACGRITNKEIEAARIAMTRHVKRGGKMWIRIFPDTPYTKKPAEVRMGKGKGAPEGWVAIIRPGRILYEMEGVSRELALEALRLASHKLSIKTRFIERSEI, encoded by the coding sequence ATGCTGAGTCCAAAGAAGGTCAAATATCGTAAACAACAAAAAGGAAGAATGAAAGGGGCCTCAAAACGGGGAACGGCCCTGAATTTTGGAGAATACGGGCTACAGGCAGTCGCATGCGGGCGAATCACTAATAAAGAAATTGAGGCAGCTCGTATTGCCATGACCCGTCATGTAAAAAGAGGCGGGAAAATGTGGATACGTATTTTCCCGGACACCCCTTATACGAAAAAACCGGCAGAAGTCAGAATGGGTAAGGGAAAAGGCGCTCCAGAGGGATGGGTTGCCATCATACGACCTGGAAGAATTCTATATGAGATGGAAGGTGTCTCTAGAGAGTTGGCCTTAGAAGCGTTACGGCTTGCTTCTCACAAACTTTCGATTAAAACACGCTTTATTGAGAGGAGTGAGATATAA
- the rpsC gene encoding 30S ribosomal protein S3, which produces MGQKVNPIGLRLRIVKTWESRWYAGKKYADYILEDFNIRKFIKKKFYHAGISKIEIERSAKRIRLRIFTARPGIIIGKKGAEIAQLKKELVKMISHEVMIDIQEVRKPEVDAQLVAENVALQIVRRVAFRRAMKRGVTSAMRFGAKGIKIICSGRLGGAEMARTEWYHEGRVPLHTLRADIDYGFIEAHTTYGLIGVKVFIFNGEILKSEPIGIGS; this is translated from the coding sequence TTGGGCCAGAAAGTAAATCCGATAGGATTGAGATTGAGAATTGTAAAAACCTGGGAATCTCGCTGGTACGCAGGTAAGAAATATGCCGATTATATTTTGGAAGATTTTAATATCCGAAAATTCATAAAAAAGAAATTTTATCATGCCGGGATCTCTAAGATAGAAATAGAACGATCGGCCAAGCGAATAAGGCTCCGAATTTTTACCGCCAGACCGGGAATCATTATTGGGAAAAAAGGTGCTGAAATAGCGCAGCTTAAAAAAGAGCTTGTAAAAATGATTTCACATGAAGTAATGATCGACATTCAGGAAGTCAGAAAACCTGAGGTCGACGCTCAACTGGTTGCTGAAAATGTTGCGTTGCAGATCGTACGACGGGTAGCCTTCAGAAGAGCAATGAAGCGTGGTGTAACTTCAGCAATGCGGTTTGGTGCCAAGGGAATAAAAATAATCTGCTCAGGCAGACTGGGCGGCGCAGAGATGGCTAGAACAGAATGGTATCATGAAGGCAGAGTTCCGCTACACACCCTGCGGGCTGATATAGATTACGGTTTTATTGAAGCCCATACGACATACGGTCTCATCGGTGTTAAAGTGTTTATATTTAACGGCGAAATTTTAAAGTCTGAACCAATTGGAATCGGAAGTTAA
- the rplV gene encoding 50S ribosomal protein L22: MEIKAVSKYQRISPQKVQKLVQAVKGKPVGVGINTLKFMPQKAAGMMNKLIHSAVANADQKADIDVDTLVIKNIFVDQGPTLKRFRARARGRGTRILKRSAHITVILAEDTL; this comes from the coding sequence ATGGAGATCAAAGCAGTATCCAAATACCAACGCATTTCTCCTCAAAAAGTTCAAAAGCTCGTTCAAGCCGTGAAGGGTAAGCCTGTAGGAGTCGGTATCAATACACTCAAGTTTATGCCGCAAAAGGCTGCGGGGATGATGAATAAACTGATTCACTCGGCGGTAGCCAATGCAGATCAGAAGGCAGACATTGATGTAGACACTCTCGTGATAAAAAATATTTTTGTCGACCAGGGGCCTACCTTGAAAAGGTTTAGAGCAAGAGCAAGAGGCAGAGGTACCCGAATTTTAAAGAGAAGTGCTCATATAACCGTCATTTTGGCTGAAGATACGTTGTAG
- the rpsS gene encoding 30S ribosomal protein S19, which yields MPRSLKKGPYIEPKLMNKVIETQEKRLNRVIKTWSRRSTIVPEMVGITLAVHNGKKFIPVFVSENMVGHKLGEFSPTRTFYGHAGDKKLKKK from the coding sequence ATGCCACGGTCGTTAAAAAAAGGTCCATATATTGAACCCAAATTAATGAACAAAGTAATAGAAACTCAGGAAAAGCGTTTGAACAGAGTTATAAAAACCTGGTCCAGACGTTCGACAATAGTTCCTGAGATGGTGGGGATAACACTGGCAGTTCATAACGGAAAAAAGTTTATACCGGTATTCGTGTCCGAAAACATGGTTGGGCATAAACTCGGTGAGTTTTCACCCACGCGGACATTTTATGGCCATGCCGGAGATAAAAAACTTAAAAAGAAGTGA
- the rplB gene encoding 50S ribosomal protein L2 — MAVKRVNATSSGRRFQTFSDFQEITTDKPEKSLLRTIKKTGGRNANGRITCRHRGGGNKRHYRLIDFKRDKIGIAATVATIEYDPNRSARIALVHYADGEKRYILAPMNLSVNDIIMSGPDADIKPGNALPLRNIPLGTYIHNVELRVGKGAQIVRSAGTFAQLMAKEDRYALIKLPSGEVRMILLNCKATIGQLGNVIHENISLGKAGRKRWLGKRPKVRGVAMNPVDHPMGGGEGRSSGGRHPCSPWGMPSKGYRTRKNKRSDRYIVKKRTA, encoded by the coding sequence ATGGCTGTTAAAAGAGTAAATGCTACATCTTCTGGGCGAAGATTTCAAACTTTTTCGGATTTCCAGGAGATAACAACAGATAAGCCGGAAAAAAGTTTATTGAGGACAATAAAAAAGACCGGTGGACGTAATGCGAATGGGCGAATTACCTGTCGGCATCGCGGTGGTGGAAATAAGCGCCATTACAGACTGATCGATTTTAAGCGGGATAAGATCGGGATAGCGGCAACAGTCGCAACCATAGAATATGATCCGAATCGATCCGCGCGAATTGCCCTTGTGCATTATGCAGATGGAGAGAAGAGATATATTCTGGCGCCAATGAATCTTTCGGTAAATGATATCATTATGTCTGGACCTGATGCGGATATTAAGCCCGGAAATGCATTGCCGTTAAGAAATATTCCGCTGGGAACCTATATTCATAATGTTGAGCTTAGAGTCGGAAAGGGCGCTCAGATTGTCAGAAGTGCCGGCACGTTTGCACAGCTTATGGCCAAAGAAGATCGCTATGCTTTAATAAAACTGCCCTCAGGTGAGGTCAGAATGATATTGCTCAATTGCAAAGCAACGATCGGGCAGCTGGGAAATGTTATCCATGAAAACATTTCTCTTGGAAAGGCCGGACGTAAAAGATGGTTGGGTAAACGACCGAAAGTAAGAGGCGTTGCGATGAATCCGGTCGATCACCCGATGGGCGGTGGTGAAGGAAGGTCATCTGGCGGCCGGCATCCATGCTCGCCATGGGGTATGCCGAGTAAAGGATACAGGACTCGCAAAAACAAACGAAGTGATCGATACATTGTCAAAAAAAGGACAGCATAA
- the rplW gene encoding 50S ribosomal protein L23 — MMQFDVIKRPLITEKTSIQKETFNQLSFEVDRRANRVDIHRAIEGIFNVRVKNVRTIQVKGKVKSRGRILGKRRDWKKAIVTLMPGERIDFFEGV, encoded by the coding sequence ATGATGCAGTTTGATGTTATTAAGAGGCCTTTGATTACCGAAAAGACCAGTATTCAAAAAGAAACATTTAATCAGCTTTCATTTGAAGTAGACCGCCGAGCCAATAGAGTGGATATCCATCGTGCCATTGAAGGCATATTTAATGTAAGGGTTAAAAATGTAAGAACGATCCAAGTTAAGGGCAAGGTGAAAAGTAGAGGTCGAATTCTCGGTAAGCGAAGAGATTGGAAAAAAGCAATCGTGACATTAATGCCTGGAGAACGTATCGATTTTTTTGAAGGCGTATAA
- the rplD gene encoding 50S ribosomal protein L4, with the protein MAVVDVHNKAGEKVSQVELSDDIFNVLVRQSILHEVVRMQLAKRRSGTASVKGRSDVKGSTRKLFRQKGTGRARRGDIKAPGLRGGGVVFGPTPRSYAFNIPKKVRRLALKMALSTKLQEKQISILDNFDLDKIKTKEFLDVLNALSLEKVLIVTDKKNENLELSSRNVPDVKVLRSEGLNVYDLLKYEKLILVEPSIKDIEGRLLA; encoded by the coding sequence ATGGCTGTCGTAGATGTGCATAATAAAGCAGGCGAAAAGGTTTCACAGGTCGAGTTGTCTGATGACATTTTCAATGTGCTCGTGAGACAGAGCATTCTGCATGAGGTTGTCAGGATGCAGTTGGCAAAAAGACGTTCCGGAACAGCTTCAGTAAAAGGACGTTCGGACGTTAAGGGCAGCACACGGAAATTGTTTCGTCAGAAGGGAACAGGGCGGGCCAGAAGAGGTGATATAAAAGCACCCGGGTTAAGAGGCGGGGGCGTCGTGTTTGGTCCCACACCCAGATCCTATGCGTTTAATATTCCAAAGAAAGTACGAAGACTAGCGCTTAAGATGGCTTTAAGTACTAAATTGCAGGAAAAACAGATATCGATTCTGGATAATTTTGATCTTGATAAAATCAAGACCAAAGAATTCCTTGATGTACTCAATGCCCTGAGCCTGGAAAAAGTGTTGATAGTCACGGATAAAAAGAACGAAAACCTCGAATTGTCTTCACGAAATGTTCCTGATGTTAAAGTGCTCAGGAGTGAAGGGTTAAATGTATATGATCTTTTGAAATATGAAAAATTAATTCTGGTTGAGCCATCTATTAAAGATATTGAAGGGAGGCTTCTCGCATGA
- the rplC gene encoding 50S ribosomal protein L3: MCKGLIAKKRGMTRIFTPDGICLPVTVVQVGPCVVTQIKTELTDGYNALQLGFGEKKESRTNKPTKGHLEKSGLKSAKVLREMSVENPDEYSLGQEISLDIFKIGDFVDVAGISKGRGFSGVIKRHGFHRGPMGHGGHSKRTPGSVGMCAWPAKILKGKKMPGHYGQSKNTIRNLEIVDIRSDQNLILLKGAVPGARSGILSILKK; encoded by the coding sequence ATGTGTAAAGGACTGATAGCAAAAAAAAGGGGGATGACTCGAATATTCACCCCGGATGGAATATGTTTACCCGTAACTGTGGTCCAGGTCGGGCCATGTGTTGTCACCCAGATAAAAACGGAATTAACAGACGGGTACAATGCGTTACAATTGGGATTTGGAGAGAAAAAAGAATCAAGAACCAACAAGCCGACAAAAGGGCATCTGGAAAAAAGCGGTTTAAAATCCGCCAAAGTGCTTCGAGAGATGTCGGTTGAGAACCCGGATGAGTACAGCCTGGGACAAGAGATTTCTCTTGATATCTTCAAAATTGGTGATTTTGTCGATGTAGCAGGCATATCTAAGGGCCGCGGTTTTTCAGGTGTCATCAAGCGCCATGGATTTCATCGCGGACCAATGGGGCACGGCGGGCACAGTAAACGTACACCCGGATCGGTTGGTATGTGCGCGTGGCCGGCGAAAATTCTCAAAGGGAAAAAGATGCCTGGTCATTATGGTCAAAGTAAGAATACGATTCGAAATTTGGAAATAGTAGATATCAGATCAGATCAAAATCTTATTCTGCTTAAAGGTGCTGTCCCGGGAGCCCGCTCTGGAATCCTTTCCATTTTGAAAAAATAG
- the rpsJ gene encoding 30S ribosomal protein S10, with protein sequence MNSKIRIRLRAYDNKLLDQSAVDIYDTASKSGAKVVGPIPLPTKINKFCVLRSPHVDKKSREQFEVRTHKRLLDILDPTQQTVDALMKLDLSPGVDVEIKL encoded by the coding sequence ATGAATTCAAAAATCAGAATAAGGCTGAGAGCATATGATAATAAACTGCTGGATCAGTCTGCTGTAGATATCTATGATACGGCAAGTAAAAGTGGAGCAAAGGTAGTTGGGCCGATACCTCTGCCTACGAAGATAAATAAGTTTTGTGTCTTACGATCTCCCCATGTTGACAAGAAATCCAGAGAACAGTTTGAAGTAAGAACACATAAACGGCTTTTGGATATTTTGGATCCAACTCAGCAGACTGTCGATGCATTAATGAAATTGGATCTTTCTCCTGGAGTGGATGTGGAAATTAAACTGTAA
- the tuf gene encoding elongation factor Tu yields the protein MAKAKYERKKPHVNVGTIGHIDHGKTTLTAAITKHMGLKGMADFISFDQIDKAPEERARGITIATAHVEYETEKRHYAHVDCPGHADYIKNMITGAAQMDGAILVVGADDGPMPQTREHILLARQVGVPRIVVFLNKCDMVDDEELIELVELEMRELLDKYDFPGDDTPIIRGSALKALESDDADSDAAKCIFQLMDAIDNYIPAPERDVDKPFLMPIEDVFSISGRGTVVTGRVDRGIIKVGEDVEIVGIRPTVKTVCTGVEMFRKLLDEGQAGDNIGVLLRGTKREEVERGQVVAKPGSITPHTRFKAETYILSKEEGGRHTPFFNGYRPQFYFRTTDVTGVITLPDGVEMVMPGDNVSILAELITPIAMEKELRFAIREGGRTVGAGVVSEILE from the coding sequence ATGGCGAAGGCAAAGTATGAGCGGAAAAAGCCTCATGTGAATGTGGGTACCATCGGTCATATCGATCATGGGAAGACGACCTTGACGGCAGCAATTACAAAGCATATGGGCTTGAAGGGGATGGCGGATTTTATTTCGTTTGATCAGATTGATAAGGCGCCTGAAGAAAGAGCCCGGGGCATAACGATTGCGACCGCGCATGTTGAATATGAAACTGAAAAACGGCACTATGCGCACGTCGACTGTCCGGGCCATGCTGACTATATCAAGAATATGATCACCGGAGCCGCTCAGATGGACGGAGCCATACTGGTGGTTGGCGCTGATGACGGACCGATGCCGCAGACCCGGGAGCATATATTGCTGGCTCGCCAGGTCGGTGTTCCCCGGATCGTTGTGTTTTTGAACAAATGCGATATGGTCGATGATGAAGAGTTGATTGAGCTGGTTGAGCTTGAGATGCGAGAGCTTCTGGACAAGTATGATTTTCCGGGAGATGATACTCCGATTATTCGCGGCAGCGCATTGAAGGCACTGGAGAGCGATGATGCCGACAGCGATGCGGCCAAATGCATATTCCAGTTGATGGATGCAATCGACAACTATATTCCTGCGCCGGAACGCGATGTTGACAAACCTTTTTTGATGCCGATTGAAGATGTGTTCAGCATATCCGGACGAGGGACAGTGGTCACCGGCCGTGTTGATCGGGGGATTATCAAGGTCGGAGAAGATGTGGAGATCGTTGGAATCAGGCCGACTGTCAAGACGGTATGTACCGGAGTGGAGATGTTCCGCAAACTTCTGGATGAGGGACAGGCCGGAGACAACATTGGTGTCCTGCTTCGGGGGACCAAGAGAGAAGAGGTTGAGCGCGGGCAGGTAGTAGCCAAGCCCGGATCGATTACACCTCACACGAGGTTCAAGGCAGAGACATATATTTTGAGTAAAGAAGAGGGCGGACGCCACACGCCGTTTTTCAATGGATACCGTCCGCAGTTTTATTTCCGTACAACGGATGTAACCGGAGTGATCACGTTGCCGGATGGGGTTGAGATGGTAATGCCTGGTGATAATGTATCGATTTTGGCTGAGCTCATTACTCCGATTGCAATGGAAAAAGAACTTCGGTTTGCAATCAGAGAAGGTGGCCGGACCGTCGGTGCTGGTGTTGTAAGTGAAATCCTTGAGTAA
- the rpsG gene encoding 30S ribosomal protein S7: protein MPRRREITERPIAPDAKYNSKMVTRFVKCIMRDGKKSLAESIIYESFDIMENKTKESVVKLFETAVDNVRPLIEVKSRRVGGSTYQVPTEIRTSRRTALAIRWIIGFARKRSEKTMAQKLAGEFMDAANSRGASVKKKEDTHKMADANKAFAHFRW from the coding sequence ATGCCAAGAAGAAGAGAAATCACTGAGCGACCGATAGCGCCTGATGCCAAATATAACAGCAAGATGGTCACGAGATTTGTTAAATGTATAATGCGGGATGGCAAGAAAAGTCTTGCAGAATCGATAATATACGAGTCTTTTGACATAATGGAGAACAAGACAAAAGAATCGGTTGTCAAACTTTTTGAGACTGCCGTGGACAACGTGAGGCCGTTGATTGAGGTTAAGTCGCGTCGAGTTGGCGGATCTACGTATCAGGTTCCAACAGAAATTCGAACATCCCGCAGAACGGCGCTTGCCATAAGGTGGATCATTGGCTTTGCGCGCAAGCGTTCGGAAAAAACCATGGCGCAGAAACTGGCGGGTGAATTCATGGATGCGGCAAACAGCAGAGGGGCTTCTGTTAAAAAGAAAGAAGATACCCACAAAATGGCTGATGCGAACAAGGCATTTGCTCATTTCAGATGGTAA